The genomic interval TACAGGAGACTGAAACTTTGGGAATGCCTTTTCCAGCATTTCCGTTTGTGCAGAACCCAAAGCCAGGCAGTTGATGCTTACTTTTCTTTCCGCTAATTCAGGAGCCAGACATTCGGTTAAAATATGGAGAGCCCCTTTACTTGCTGAATAGGCGCTTAGGCCTGGGAATTTAACACTACCCTGATATCCCCCCATGCTCCCGATATTAAGAATATGTGATTTTTCGCTCATTAGCGGAAGTAAGTTTTGAATCATTTTAACATGTCCCAACAAGTTCGACTGGATCATCTGTGCAAATTCGATCTGACTAACCTCCATAAAAGGTTTGTTGATAAGCGCACCCGCATTGTTTATTAGAATATCCACCTCTCCCAAACGTTCGGAAACAAAGGGCACCAGTCCGCCAGCATAATCATCATGCACAATATCAAATTGTGCGGGATACAAGGTGCAGTCCGGGTTTAGACCCTTAGCAATCTCATATAGCGTGCTCAATTTACGTTGATTTCTGGCGAGCGCTATAACCTTGTGCTTTGAGTCTAAAATTAAATCCAATACGGCCTCAAATCCTACGCCGCTACTTGCACCTGTAATTACAATGTTCATTTTTTCTTAATTGCTAATATCTAAAGTTACGAAATTGAAAATAAAACTCAGTCTTCCTCGCCATCCTCTTTCTCCTCTTTTCTAGGCAGCTCCTTTTCACCTAAAGCCTGTGGATGAAAAATAAAGTAGCTTCCGGTGATTGACATGAAAGCTGCGACAAAGTAGTAGAGCAGACTTATCAAAACGGCTAAGTGTGGGTCTAGATTAAATACCTCCGCTCCATATAGAAATACAACTTCTCTTGCTCCAAGTCCGCCAACCGTAAACGGAAAGATAGCCACCAGTGAAGAAGCCAAAAACATAAAAAGATAAGGGGAAAACTTGCCATCAAAATGAAGCGCATACAAAAGACATATTGCACTTATTAACTGAAAAGACTGAACGCAGATGGCACGAAAATGCGTCATGAAGAAAGTTTTACTATATCGGGGGAAAACTTTTTTCATGACTATAAAATAGACTACCGTGCCTAAGCTTATGGCCGTTATCGGCATCCAGTTAGGGATATTGAGTTGGGGCATAAAAATAATCAAGCCTACTGTAATAAGGCATAATGCCCATAAGCCACTTAGGCGATCAAAGAAGATGGCCTTCAATATCCGCCTCCCTTTGATGCCAAATTTCTTGCGTAAAAAGAAGATCTTATATCCATCACCACCAATACCACCGGGCAAAAATAGGTTATAGAACATCCCTAACAGGTATAGTTTGAAATTGTACCACTCAGTAATACGCAGGTCTATTCCTCTGAAAAAACCGTTCAATCTTCTAGACGTGATTACTTGAGATATACCAAATGAAATAAAAGCCAACAGAAAGAAAATCGGATCGGAAGTGGTTACTGCTTCTTCCAAATCTTTTATAGATACCCGACTAAATACCAAATATAAGGAAAGAGCAGTTACGCCTATTTTAATAAAGAGCTT from Pedobacter indicus carries:
- a CDS encoding SDR family NAD(P)-dependent oxidoreductase is translated as MNIVITGASSGVGFEAVLDLILDSKHKVIALARNQRKLSTLYEIAKGLNPDCTLYPAQFDIVHDDYAGGLVPFVSERLGEVDILINNAGALINKPFMEVSQIEFAQMIQSNLLGHVKMIQNLLPLMSEKSHILNIGSMGGYQGSVKFPGLSAYSASKGALHILTECLAPELAERKVSINCLALGSAQTEMLEKAFPKFQSPVAAFEMGKYIADFALTGHKFFNGKVLPVAVNTP
- a CDS encoding lysylphosphatidylglycerol synthase transmembrane domain-containing protein; this encodes MTKQKLWSLTKLFIKIGVTALSLYLVFSRVSIKDLEEAVTTSDPIFFLLAFISFGISQVITSRRLNGFFRGIDLRITEWYNFKLYLLGMFYNLFLPGGIGGDGYKIFFLRKKFGIKGRRILKAIFFDRLSGLWALCLITVGLIIFMPQLNIPNWMPITAISLGTVVYFIVMKKVFPRYSKTFFMTHFRAICVQSFQLISAICLLYALHFDGKFSPYLFMFLASSLVAIFPFTVGGLGAREVVFLYGAEVFNLDPHLAVLISLLYYFVAAFMSITGSYFIFHPQALGEKELPRKEEKEDGEED